From a region of the Erinaceus europaeus chromosome 14, mEriEur2.1, whole genome shotgun sequence genome:
- the UPP1 gene encoding uridine phosphorylase 1 isoform X2, whose amino-acid sequence MASTGANHKDLENHHSDDLVRLCNPNVAQMKEDVLYHFSLSTSTHDFQAMFGDVKHGMGIPSIAIMLHELIKLLYHARCTDVTIIRIGTSGGIGLAPGSVVITQQAVDAAFRPEFEQMVLGKRVVRSTDLDEQLVVELLQCSKDLNEFPTIVGNTMCTLDFYEGQGRLDGALCSYTEKDKQDYLQAAYAAGIRNIEMESSVFAAMCSACGLRAAVVCVTLLDRLKGDQISSPHEVLIEYQQRPQRLVGYFIKKHLGVA is encoded by the exons tGACGACCTCGTGCGGCTTTGCAATCCCAATGTGGCCCAGATGAAAGAAGATGTTCTCTACCACTTCAGCCTCAGCACAAGCACACATGACTTCCAGGCTATGTTTGGAGACGTGAAG CATGGGATGGGCATCCCCTCCATCGCTATCATGCTGCACGAGCTCATTAAGCTGCTGTACCACGCCAGGTGCACAGACGTCACCATCATCCGCATCGGCACCTCGGGCGGCATCG GGCTGGCTCCTGGCTCCGTGGTCATCACACAGCAGGCTGTGGATGCCGCCTTCAGGCCGGAGTTTGAGCAGATGGTGCTGGGCAAGCGTGTGGTCCGGAGCACCGACCTGGACGAGCAGCTGGTGGTGGAGCTGCTGCAGTGCTCCAAGGACCTCAACGAGTTTCCCACCATCGTAGGAAACACCATGTGCACCCTGGACTTCTacgaag GCCAAGGCCGTCTGGATGGTGCTCTCTGCTCCTACACggagaaagataaacaggatTATTTGCAGGCAGCCTACGctgctggcatccggaacatCGAGATGGAGTCTTCCGTCTTTGCTGCCATGTGCAGTGCTTGTGGCCTCCGAG CGGCCGTGGTATGTGTCACCCTCCTGGACCGCCTCAAAGGGGACCAGATCAGCAGCCCTCACGAGGTGCTTATCGAATACCAGCAGCGGCCTCAGCGGCTGGTGGGCTACTTCATCAAGAAGCACCTTGGTGTGGCCTGA
- the UPP1 gene encoding uridine phosphorylase 1 isoform X1, translating into MASTGANHKDLENHHSDDLVRLCNPNVAQMKEDVLYHFSLSTSTHDFQAMFGDVKFVCVGGSPSRMQTFIRYLASELGLDQPGEEYPNICEGTDRYAMFKVGPVLSVSHGMGIPSIAIMLHELIKLLYHARCTDVTIIRIGTSGGIGLAPGSVVITQQAVDAAFRPEFEQMVLGKRVVRSTDLDEQLVVELLQCSKDLNEFPTIVGNTMCTLDFYEGQGRLDGALCSYTEKDKQDYLQAAYAAGIRNIEMESSVFAAMCSACGLRAAVVCVTLLDRLKGDQISSPHEVLIEYQQRPQRLVGYFIKKHLGVA; encoded by the exons tGACGACCTCGTGCGGCTTTGCAATCCCAATGTGGCCCAGATGAAAGAAGATGTTCTCTACCACTTCAGCCTCAGCACAAGCACACATGACTTCCAGGCTATGTTTGGAGACGTGAAG TTTGTGTGTGTCGGGGGATCCCCTTCCCGGATGCAGACCTTCATCAGGTACCTGGCCTCAGAGCTTGGCCTTGACCAGCCGGGTGAAGAATACCCCAACATCTGCGAAGGGACGGACCGCTACGCCATGTTCAAAGTGGGGCCGGTACTGTCTGTTAGT CATGGGATGGGCATCCCCTCCATCGCTATCATGCTGCACGAGCTCATTAAGCTGCTGTACCACGCCAGGTGCACAGACGTCACCATCATCCGCATCGGCACCTCGGGCGGCATCG GGCTGGCTCCTGGCTCCGTGGTCATCACACAGCAGGCTGTGGATGCCGCCTTCAGGCCGGAGTTTGAGCAGATGGTGCTGGGCAAGCGTGTGGTCCGGAGCACCGACCTGGACGAGCAGCTGGTGGTGGAGCTGCTGCAGTGCTCCAAGGACCTCAACGAGTTTCCCACCATCGTAGGAAACACCATGTGCACCCTGGACTTCTacgaag GCCAAGGCCGTCTGGATGGTGCTCTCTGCTCCTACACggagaaagataaacaggatTATTTGCAGGCAGCCTACGctgctggcatccggaacatCGAGATGGAGTCTTCCGTCTTTGCTGCCATGTGCAGTGCTTGTGGCCTCCGAG CGGCCGTGGTATGTGTCACCCTCCTGGACCGCCTCAAAGGGGACCAGATCAGCAGCCCTCACGAGGTGCTTATCGAATACCAGCAGCGGCCTCAGCGGCTGGTGGGCTACTTCATCAAGAAGCACCTTGGTGTGGCCTGA